The following proteins come from a genomic window of Streptomyces sp. NBC_00539:
- a CDS encoding DUF3068 domain-containing protein, translating into MRRRASLVLLAVAVFCAAFAPLLRWYAYPRLAKIPPNQYQEMVLEAKDATLLDYTAGMQPKKVDKVTIVQTLKGNVEASRQIEASAGKDVVVWDTLSYIMGPDGKMVSQIPERYVFDAHTQDPVHATGEMVDGDPVRREGIEFKWPFFTEPRDYLYFDAQTRSSSPIHYVGPRTFKGMDVYYFEQTVPWTKVPLPKKMPIEGIDPKTFEESTGTSLWYTVKAMFWVDPVTGAPVNAEQQIQQEMRGGIAAGAPDGRLTVFAGDVRIRPDYSAYTVDLVRSNRVKVLALHTYAPLGLTVGGLAFLGLALWLEARGRRRDADLTA; encoded by the coding sequence GTGCGACGCAGAGCGAGCCTCGTCCTGCTTGCCGTAGCCGTGTTCTGCGCAGCCTTCGCACCGCTGCTGCGCTGGTACGCGTACCCCCGCCTCGCCAAGATCCCGCCGAACCAGTACCAGGAGATGGTCCTGGAGGCGAAGGATGCGACCCTGCTCGACTACACCGCCGGCATGCAGCCCAAGAAGGTCGACAAGGTCACCATCGTCCAGACGCTCAAGGGCAACGTCGAGGCGTCCCGGCAGATCGAGGCGAGCGCCGGCAAGGACGTCGTCGTCTGGGACACGCTGTCCTACATCATGGGCCCCGACGGCAAGATGGTCTCCCAGATCCCCGAGCGGTACGTCTTCGACGCCCACACCCAGGACCCGGTGCACGCCACCGGCGAAATGGTCGACGGGGACCCGGTCAGGCGCGAGGGCATCGAGTTCAAGTGGCCGTTCTTCACCGAACCGCGCGACTACCTCTACTTCGACGCCCAGACGCGCAGCTCCTCACCCATCCACTACGTCGGCCCGCGCACGTTCAAGGGCATGGACGTCTACTACTTCGAGCAGACCGTCCCGTGGACGAAGGTCCCCCTGCCGAAGAAGATGCCGATCGAGGGCATCGACCCCAAGACGTTCGAAGAGAGCACCGGCACCAGCCTCTGGTACACGGTCAAGGCCATGTTCTGGGTGGACCCGGTGACCGGCGCGCCCGTCAACGCCGAGCAGCAGATCCAGCAGGAGATGCGCGGCGGGATCGCGGCCGGAGCGCCCGACGGCAGGCTGACCGTCTTCGCCGGGGACGTGAGGATACGCCCGGACTACTCCGCGTACACCGTGGACCTGGTGCGGTCGAACCGCGTCAAGGTCCTCGCCCTGCACACCTACGCCCCCCTCGGGCTGACGGTCGGCGGACTCGCCTTCCTCGGGCTCGCCCTGTGGCTGGAGGCGCGCGGCCGGCGCCGCGACGCGGACCTCACCGCCTGA
- a CDS encoding DUF4184 family protein, which produces MPFTLSHAAAVLPAVRRAGRARGPLVASALVLGSFAPDTFYFLDAVVEGVMGYGGFTHSLPGVVTADAALTAAMAACWLLLREPLIALLPPAWRGRAYALLRGEDWRAGRRPAALALWFYLSAVSGSLTHVVWDSFTHLDRWGTDVLPALGEPLAFGLPLYSYLQYGSSALAACALLWFTVTALRRLPLSPVPRSVPSLGRAEVWCAAVLLAACVGAGVTMRVLRYFTFFDRIRTPLDIIPTVCFGAGGGLMVALLLYGALVRLRHRGGERRAGNRRGGAGRGSDEETRTPVPTA; this is translated from the coding sequence ATGCCGTTCACTCTCAGCCACGCGGCAGCCGTACTTCCGGCCGTCCGTCGGGCCGGGCGGGCCCGCGGGCCGCTGGTCGCCTCCGCGCTGGTACTGGGTTCGTTCGCCCCCGACACGTTCTACTTCCTGGACGCGGTGGTGGAGGGGGTGATGGGGTACGGCGGGTTCACCCACTCCCTTCCGGGGGTGGTGACGGCCGACGCCGCGCTGACCGCCGCCATGGCGGCCTGCTGGCTGCTTCTGCGCGAGCCCCTGATCGCCCTGCTGCCACCCGCCTGGCGGGGCAGGGCGTACGCCTTGCTGCGGGGTGAGGACTGGCGGGCGGGCCGCCGGCCGGCCGCGCTCGCGCTCTGGTTCTACCTCTCGGCGGTGTCCGGCTCCTTGACGCACGTGGTGTGGGACAGTTTCACGCACCTCGACCGGTGGGGCACCGATGTCCTGCCCGCGCTGGGCGAGCCGCTCGCGTTCGGTCTGCCGCTCTACTCCTACCTCCAGTACGGCAGTTCGGCGCTCGCCGCCTGCGCCCTGCTGTGGTTCACGGTGACGGCCCTGCGCCGGCTGCCGCTCTCGCCCGTTCCGCGGTCCGTGCCGTCGCTGGGGCGGGCGGAGGTGTGGTGCGCCGCTGTGCTCCTGGCGGCGTGCGTCGGCGCGGGGGTCACGATGCGGGTGCTGCGCTACTTCACGTTCTTCGACCGGATCCGCACGCCCCTCGACATCATTCCGACCGTCTGCTTCGGCGCGGGCGGCGGCCTGATGGTGGCGCTGCTGCTCTACGGGGCCCTGGTGCGGCTGCGTCACCGCGGCGGCGAGCGGCGGGCAGGCAACCGGCGGGGCGGCGCCGGCCGGGGAAGTGACGAGGAGACGCGGACGCCCGTCCCCACCGCGTAG
- the hrpB gene encoding ATP-dependent helicase HrpB, translating to MIRTADLDALPVREAVPALVSALEARGAAVLCAPPGTGKTTLVPLVLAGLLGAGERRRVVVAEPRRIAARAAARRMAWLLGEAVGESVGFTVRGERVAGPRTAVEVVTTGVLLQRLQRDQELAGVDVVVLDECHERHLDADTAAAFLLDVRATLRPELRLVAASATTDAAGWARLLGDAPVVEARGASYPVEAVWAPPARPVRPPHGMRVDPAQLTHVASVVRRALTERSGDVLCFLPGVGEMARVAGQLDGVDAQVLQLHGRAPASVQEAALTPAPHRRVILATAVAESSLTVPGVRVVVDSGLAREPRVDHARGLGALATVRASRAAGRQRAGRAGREAPGTVYRCWSEAEDARLTAYPSPEIRLADLAAFALQAACWGEPDASGLALLDAPPAGAMAAAREVLRAVGAVDEAGRPTPRGLRMARLGLHPRLARALLDGASALGARRAAQLVALLSEEPPREYGDDLAAAWRAARRGCDGYAPRWRAEAKRLERALGEPAGPARAPEARGSGDGAPEGARGAAPVSGRAGTGAGEPADQAAAGLVAALAFPERVAKAKGAGGFLMAGGTAAEVGDGSPLRTAPWLAVAVADRGPHSASARVRLAAALDEDTALAAAAHLLTSGEEVRWEGGDVVARAVERLGAVELVTRPLRDPDPSLVRDALLDGLRTEGLGLLRWSPDARALRARLGFLHRTLGGAWPDVTDDAALLERADDWLEPELSRARRRADLGRIDAGQALNRLLPWATGEAARLDELAPERLEVPSGSRIRLDYTAEHGQPVLAVKLQELFGLADTPRVAGVPVLVHLLSPAGRPAAVTADLASFWQGGYRAVRAELRGRYPKHPWPEDPATAEPTRHTNARLRR from the coding sequence TTGATCCGCACCGCCGACCTCGACGCCCTTCCCGTACGGGAGGCCGTGCCCGCGCTCGTCTCGGCGCTGGAGGCGCGCGGCGCCGCCGTACTGTGCGCCCCGCCCGGGACCGGCAAGACCACGCTGGTGCCGCTGGTGCTGGCGGGGCTGCTGGGGGCCGGCGAGCGGCGCCGGGTCGTGGTGGCCGAGCCCCGGCGGATCGCCGCCCGGGCGGCGGCGCGGCGGATGGCGTGGCTGCTGGGCGAGGCCGTCGGGGAGTCGGTCGGCTTCACGGTGCGCGGGGAACGGGTGGCCGGCCCCCGCACGGCGGTGGAGGTGGTGACCACCGGCGTCCTGCTCCAGCGGCTCCAGCGGGACCAGGAGCTGGCCGGCGTGGACGTGGTCGTCCTGGATGAGTGTCACGAGCGGCACCTGGACGCCGACACGGCCGCCGCGTTCCTCCTGGACGTACGCGCGACCCTGCGCCCGGAGCTGCGCCTGGTCGCCGCGTCGGCGACGACGGACGCGGCCGGCTGGGCCCGCCTGCTGGGGGACGCGCCGGTGGTGGAGGCCCGGGGCGCCTCGTACCCGGTGGAAGCCGTGTGGGCGCCCCCGGCCCGGCCGGTGCGGCCGCCGCACGGGATGCGGGTGGATCCGGCGCAGCTGACGCACGTGGCCTCGGTGGTGCGACGGGCGCTGACGGAACGTTCCGGCGACGTGCTCTGCTTCCTGCCCGGCGTCGGCGAGATGGCCCGGGTCGCCGGGCAGCTGGACGGCGTGGACGCGCAGGTGCTCCAGCTCCACGGCCGGGCACCGGCGTCCGTCCAGGAGGCGGCGCTGACGCCGGCCCCGCACCGCCGGGTGATCCTGGCGACGGCGGTCGCGGAGTCCAGCCTGACGGTGCCGGGGGTGCGGGTGGTCGTGGACTCGGGGCTGGCCCGCGAGCCCCGGGTGGACCACGCCCGGGGTCTGGGCGCCCTGGCGACCGTACGGGCGTCCCGCGCGGCGGGCCGCCAGCGGGCCGGGCGGGCCGGGCGTGAGGCACCGGGGACGGTGTACCGCTGCTGGTCGGAGGCCGAGGACGCGCGGCTGACGGCGTACCCCTCCCCGGAGATCCGGCTCGCGGACCTGGCGGCGTTCGCGCTCCAGGCCGCCTGCTGGGGTGAGCCCGATGCGTCGGGACTCGCCCTCCTGGACGCGCCGCCCGCCGGGGCGATGGCCGCCGCGCGGGAGGTACTGCGGGCGGTCGGCGCGGTGGACGAGGCCGGGCGGCCGACCCCGCGCGGGCTGCGGATGGCCCGGCTGGGGCTGCACCCCCGGCTGGCGCGCGCACTGCTGGACGGCGCGTCGGCGCTGGGCGCGCGGCGGGCCGCGCAGCTGGTGGCCCTGCTCAGCGAGGAGCCGCCACGGGAGTACGGGGACGATCTGGCGGCCGCCTGGCGGGCCGCCCGCCGTGGCTGCGACGGCTACGCGCCCCGCTGGCGGGCGGAGGCCAAGCGTCTGGAGCGCGCTCTGGGCGAGCCCGCGGGGCCTGCGCGGGCGCCGGAGGCGCGGGGGTCCGGGGACGGAGCCCCCGAAGGGGCCCGGGGTGCGGCCCCGGTTTCGGGAAGGGCTGGGACGGGGGCAGGAGAGCCCGCCGACCAGGCCGCCGCCGGGCTCGTCGCGGCGCTGGCGTTTCCCGAGCGGGTGGCGAAGGCCAAGGGGGCCGGAGGTTTCCTCATGGCCGGCGGCACGGCGGCCGAGGTCGGGGACGGCTCGCCGCTGCGCACCGCGCCCTGGCTGGCCGTGGCCGTCGCAGACCGGGGCCCGCACTCCGCCTCCGCGCGGGTCCGCCTCGCCGCGGCCCTGGACGAGGACACCGCCCTGGCCGCCGCCGCACATCTGCTGACTTCCGGGGAGGAGGTGCGCTGGGAGGGCGGGGACGTGGTGGCCCGGGCGGTGGAGCGGCTCGGGGCGGTCGAGCTGGTCACCCGGCCCCTGCGCGACCCCGACCCCTCGCTGGTCCGCGACGCCCTCCTCGACGGGCTGCGCACCGAGGGGCTCGGGTTGCTGCGCTGGTCCCCGGACGCGCGGGCGTTGCGGGCCCGGCTCGGCTTCCTGCACCGCACGCTGGGCGGCGCGTGGCCCGACGTGACGGACGACGCGGCACTGCTGGAGCGGGCCGACGACTGGCTGGAGCCCGAGCTGTCGCGCGCCCGGCGCCGCGCCGACCTGGGCAGGATCGACGCGGGCCAGGCCCTGAACCGGCTGCTGCCCTGGGCGACCGGCGAGGCGGCCCGCCTCGACGAACTGGCCCCGGAGCGCCTGGAGGTGCCCAGCGGTTCGCGGATCCGCCTCGACTACACCGCGGAGCACGGGCAGCCCGTACTCGCCGTGAAGCTCCAGGAGCTGTTCGGGCTGGCCGACACCCCGCGGGTGGCGGGGGTTCCCGTACTCGTCCACCTCCTGTCTCCGGCCGGGCGGCCCGCCGCCGTCACGGCCGACCTCGCCTCCTTCTGGCAGGGCGGCTACCGCGCCGTCCGCGCCGAGTTGCGCGGCCGCTACCCCAAGCACCCCTGGCCCGAAGACCCCGCGACCGCCGAGCCGACCCGGCACACCAACGCCCGGCTCAGGCGGTGA
- a CDS encoding lytic transglycosylase domain-containing protein, with protein sequence MRGRIPARFGRLRRSGAAALVSALVVAAVTASQGPASGTEDRAPVAAGEGRGPSATAPQGGDSAYSTELPPPVGPQPSEDPTPSPAPTGTAGESHTEPVAMGGAEGARGIPASVLAAYRRAERRIADTDPGCGLPWQLLAAIGKVESGQAGGGRVDAAGTTLRPILGPVLDGNGFASISDTDGGAYDGDARYDRAVGPMQFIPSTWATWGQDGNGDGRRDPNNVYDAALAAGRYLCAGGRDLRVGADLDRAVLSYNQSGEYLRTVRSWFTYYLDGTREVPDEAGPGAGTPTPAQPEPTPTPTPTPKPTPTPVPTPTPTPTPTPTPTPTPTPTPTPKPTPTPSPTPTPTPTPTPTAKPTPAPTPTPTPKPSATAKPSATPTPKTGSTQAPTPRPSRSGTL encoded by the coding sequence ATGCGGGGACGAATACCGGCCCGGTTCGGTCGGCTGCGCAGGAGCGGCGCCGCCGCCCTAGTCTCCGCGCTGGTGGTGGCCGCGGTGACCGCCTCCCAGGGGCCCGCCTCGGGAACCGAGGACCGGGCACCGGTCGCCGCCGGCGAGGGACGCGGCCCCTCCGCGACCGCCCCGCAGGGCGGGGACTCCGCCTACTCCACCGAACTGCCGCCGCCCGTCGGGCCACAGCCGTCCGAGGACCCGACGCCCTCACCCGCGCCGACGGGTACGGCCGGGGAGTCGCACACCGAGCCGGTGGCCATGGGCGGGGCCGAGGGTGCGCGGGGGATACCGGCGAGCGTGCTCGCGGCGTACCGGCGCGCCGAGCGGAGGATCGCGGACACCGACCCCGGGTGCGGACTGCCCTGGCAACTGCTCGCGGCGATCGGCAAAGTGGAGTCCGGGCAGGCCGGAGGCGGCCGGGTGGACGCCGCGGGCACCACCTTGCGGCCGATCCTCGGCCCCGTGCTCGACGGCAACGGCTTCGCGAGCATCAGTGACACCGACGGGGGCGCGTACGACGGCGACGCCCGCTACGACCGGGCCGTCGGGCCGATGCAGTTCATCCCGTCCACCTGGGCGACCTGGGGCCAGGACGGCAACGGCGACGGCCGGCGGGACCCGAACAACGTGTACGACGCGGCGCTGGCCGCCGGGCGCTACCTGTGCGCGGGCGGCCGTGACCTGCGGGTGGGCGCCGACCTGGACCGGGCGGTGCTGTCGTACAACCAGTCCGGGGAGTACCTGAGGACGGTGCGGTCCTGGTTCACGTACTACCTCGACGGTACGCGGGAGGTCCCGGACGAAGCCGGCCCGGGCGCGGGGACCCCCACGCCCGCGCAACCCGAGCCCACGCCGACGCCCACCCCGACACCCAAGCCGACGCCGACGCCGGTACCCACCCCGACGCCCACCCCCACCCCCACCCCCACCCCCACGCCCACGCCCACGCCGACGCCGACCCCGAAGCCCACGCCGACGCCTAGCCCTACCCCCACGCCGACCCCGACCCCGACCCCGACTGCGAAGCCCACGCCGGCGCCCACCCCCACGCCGACGCCGAAGCCCTCCGCCACCGCGAAGCCGTCCGCCACCCCCACCCCGAAGACCGGCTCCACCCAGGCCCCCACCCCCCGCCCGAGCCGCTCCGGAACCCTCTAG
- a CDS encoding class I SAM-dependent methyltransferase, which yields MNQEDYLPEDAFEITEPGGDPDGADDGDDAEATRREAGEAESSRASRGWWDRNADEYQSEHGAFLGDDRFVWGPEGLDEAEAALLGPAASLAGKDVLEIGAGAAQCSRWLAARGARPVALDLSHRQLQHALRIGGGDVPGVGLVEADAGRLPFRDASFDLACSAYGAVPFVADPVNVMREVHRVLRPGGRWVFSVTHPIRWAFPDEPGPEGLSVAASYFDRTPYVEQDEQGRAVYVEHHRTIGDRVRDVVAGGFRLVDLVEPEWPAWNSQEWGGWSPLRGNLIPGTAIFVCERD from the coding sequence ATGAACCAAGAGGACTACCTCCCCGAAGACGCGTTCGAAATCACCGAGCCGGGCGGTGACCCCGACGGCGCGGACGACGGTGACGACGCCGAGGCCACCCGGCGTGAGGCCGGCGAAGCCGAGAGCAGCCGGGCGAGCCGGGGCTGGTGGGACCGCAACGCCGACGAGTACCAGAGCGAGCACGGCGCGTTCCTCGGCGACGACCGCTTCGTCTGGGGGCCCGAAGGGCTGGACGAGGCCGAGGCGGCCCTCCTGGGCCCGGCCGCCTCCCTCGCCGGCAAGGACGTCCTGGAGATCGGCGCCGGCGCCGCCCAGTGCTCGCGCTGGCTGGCCGCCCGGGGCGCCCGCCCCGTGGCCCTCGACCTCTCGCACCGCCAGCTCCAGCACGCGCTGCGCATCGGCGGCGGCGACGTGCCGGGGGTCGGGCTCGTGGAGGCCGACGCCGGCCGGCTGCCCTTCCGTGACGCCTCCTTCGACCTGGCCTGCTCCGCCTACGGCGCCGTCCCCTTCGTCGCCGACCCCGTGAACGTCATGCGCGAGGTCCACCGCGTGCTGCGCCCCGGCGGGCGCTGGGTGTTCTCCGTCACCCACCCCATCCGCTGGGCGTTCCCCGACGAGCCCGGCCCCGAAGGTCTGTCCGTGGCGGCCTCCTACTTCGACCGGACGCCGTACGTCGAGCAGGACGAACAGGGCCGCGCGGTCTACGTGGAGCACCACCGCACGATCGGCGACCGGGTCCGGGACGTGGTCGCGGGCGGTTTCCGCCTGGTGGACCTGGTGGAGCCGGAGTGGCCCGCCTGGAACAGCCAGGAGTGGGGCGGCTGGTCCCCCCTGCGCGGGAACCTGATCCCCGGCACCGCGATCTTCGTGTGCGAGAGGGACTGA
- the polA gene encoding DNA polymerase I yields the protein MADSASKKTDQPTAADRPRLMLMDGHSLAYRAFFALPAENFTTATGQPTNAIYGFASMLANTLRDEAPTHFAVAFDVSRKTWRATEFPEYKANRSKTPDEFKGQVELIGELLDAMNVPRFAVDGFEADDVIATLATQAEAEGFEVLIVTGDRDSFQLVSEHTTVLYPTKGVSELTRFTPEKVEEKYGLTPQQYPDFAALRGDPSDNLPGIPGVGEKTAAKWITQFGSFKELVERAEEVKGKAGQNFRDHLESVKLNRVLTEMVKDVELAKAPADLARVPYDRSAVTGVLDVLEIRNASLRERLLAMDPGAAEAPAPAPAAGVELDGSVLGAGELGPWLERHAGEALGVSTVDSWGLGQGNISEIALATAGGPAAWFEPSELDEADERAFAAWAADPARPKVVHNAKGLMRVFPEHGWSLAGVTMDTALAAYLVKPGRRSFALDALSNEYLHRELAPAAADGQLAFGADETAEAEALMAQARAVLDLGEAFTGKLDEVGAARLLHDMELPTSELLARMERAGVAADRDHLEGMEQQFAGAVQQAVKEAHAAVGHEFNLGSPKQLQEVFFGELDLPKTKKTKTGYTTDADALAWLATQTDHELPVIMLRHREQAKLRVTVEGLVKSIAADGRVHTSFSQTVAATGRLSSTDPNLQNVPVRTDEGRAIRRGFVVGEGYESLMTADYSQIELRVMAHLSEDEGLIEAFLSGEDLHTTVASQVFGVERDRVDPEMRRKIKAMSYGLAYGLSAFGLSQQLNIEPAEARGLMETFFERFGGVRDYLQRVVEEARATGYTETVLGRRRYLPDLNSDNRLRREAAERMALNAPIQGTAADIVKVAMLRVDRALTEAGLTSRMLLQVHDEIVLEIAPGERKKVEELVRREMAAAVDLRAPLDVSVGVGPDWESAAH from the coding sequence GTGGCAGATTCAGCATCGAAGAAGACCGACCAGCCGACCGCAGCGGACCGCCCCCGCCTGATGCTCATGGACGGGCACTCCCTGGCGTACCGGGCGTTCTTCGCGCTGCCCGCGGAGAACTTCACGACCGCGACGGGCCAGCCGACCAACGCCATCTACGGCTTCGCGTCGATGCTGGCGAACACGCTGCGCGACGAGGCGCCCACGCACTTCGCGGTGGCGTTCGACGTGTCCCGCAAGACGTGGCGGGCGACGGAGTTCCCCGAGTACAAGGCGAACCGCTCCAAGACGCCCGACGAGTTCAAGGGGCAGGTGGAGCTGATCGGCGAGCTCCTGGACGCGATGAACGTGCCGCGGTTCGCGGTCGACGGCTTCGAGGCCGACGACGTGATCGCGACGCTGGCCACGCAGGCCGAGGCCGAGGGCTTCGAGGTGCTGATCGTCACGGGTGACCGGGACTCCTTCCAGCTCGTCTCCGAGCACACCACCGTGCTCTACCCGACCAAGGGCGTCTCCGAGCTGACCCGCTTCACCCCGGAGAAGGTCGAGGAGAAGTACGGGCTCACCCCGCAGCAGTACCCGGACTTCGCGGCGCTGCGCGGCGACCCGTCCGACAACCTGCCGGGTATCCCGGGCGTCGGCGAGAAGACGGCAGCCAAGTGGATCACGCAGTTCGGGTCGTTCAAGGAACTGGTGGAGCGCGCCGAGGAGGTCAAGGGCAAGGCGGGGCAGAACTTCCGCGACCACCTGGAGTCGGTGAAGCTCAACCGCGTCCTGACGGAGATGGTCAAGGACGTCGAGCTGGCCAAGGCCCCCGCCGACCTGGCCCGCGTCCCCTACGACCGCTCCGCTGTGACCGGTGTGCTGGACGTGCTGGAGATCCGCAACGCCTCGCTGCGCGAGCGGCTGCTGGCGATGGACCCGGGCGCCGCCGAGGCGCCGGCGCCCGCACCGGCGGCCGGGGTGGAGCTGGACGGGTCCGTGCTGGGCGCCGGCGAGCTCGGCCCCTGGCTGGAGCGCCACGCCGGTGAGGCGCTCGGCGTGTCGACCGTCGACAGCTGGGGCCTGGGCCAGGGCAACATCAGTGAGATCGCGCTGGCGACGGCCGGGGGGCCCGCCGCCTGGTTCGAGCCGTCGGAGCTGGACGAGGCGGACGAGCGTGCCTTCGCCGCCTGGGCCGCCGACCCGGCCAGGCCCAAGGTCGTGCACAACGCCAAGGGCCTGATGCGGGTCTTCCCGGAACACGGCTGGAGCCTCGCGGGCGTCACCATGGACACCGCGCTCGCCGCCTACCTGGTCAAGCCCGGCCGCCGCTCCTTCGCGCTGGACGCCCTGTCCAACGAGTACCTGCACCGCGAGCTCGCCCCGGCGGCCGCCGATGGCCAGCTCGCCTTCGGAGCCGACGAGACCGCCGAGGCGGAGGCGCTGATGGCGCAGGCCCGCGCCGTCCTGGACCTGGGCGAGGCCTTCACCGGCAAGCTCGACGAGGTGGGCGCCGCCCGGCTGCTCCACGACATGGAACTGCCGACCTCCGAACTGCTGGCCCGGATGGAGCGGGCCGGCGTCGCCGCCGACCGCGACCACCTCGAAGGCATGGAGCAGCAGTTCGCCGGGGCCGTGCAGCAGGCGGTGAAGGAGGCGCACGCGGCCGTCGGCCACGAGTTCAACCTCGGCTCGCCCAAGCAGCTCCAGGAAGTGTTCTTCGGCGAGCTGGACCTGCCCAAGACGAAGAAGACCAAGACCGGCTACACCACCGACGCGGACGCCCTGGCCTGGCTCGCGACGCAGACCGACCACGAACTCCCGGTGATCATGCTCCGGCACCGGGAGCAGGCCAAGCTGCGCGTCACCGTCGAGGGCCTGGTCAAGTCGATCGCCGCCGACGGCCGCGTCCACACCAGCTTCAGCCAGACCGTCGCCGCCACCGGACGACTGTCCTCCACCGACCCGAACCTGCAGAACGTGCCGGTGCGCACCGACGAGGGCCGGGCCATCCGCCGCGGCTTCGTCGTCGGCGAGGGCTACGAGTCCCTCATGACCGCCGACTACAGCCAGATCGAGCTGCGCGTCATGGCCCACCTCTCCGAGGACGAGGGCCTGATCGAGGCGTTCCTGTCGGGCGAGGACCTCCACACCACCGTCGCCTCCCAGGTGTTCGGCGTGGAACGCGACCGCGTCGACCCGGAGATGCGCCGCAAGATCAAGGCCATGTCGTACGGCCTGGCCTACGGCCTGTCCGCCTTCGGCCTCTCGCAGCAGCTGAACATCGAACCGGCCGAGGCGCGGGGCCTGATGGAGACGTTCTTCGAGCGGTTCGGCGGGGTCCGCGACTACCTCCAGCGCGTCGTGGAGGAAGCCCGCGCCACCGGCTACACCGAGACCGTACTGGGCCGCCGCCGCTACCTGCCCGACCTCAACAGCGACAACCGGCTGCGCCGTGAGGCCGCCGAGCGGATGGCGCTCAACGCCCCCATCCAGGGCACCGCCGCCGACATCGTCAAGGTCGCCATGCTCCGCGTCGACCGGGCCCTCACCGAGGCCGGGCTCACCTCGCGCATGCTGCTCCAGGTCCACGACGAAATCGTGCTGGAGATCGCTCCCGGCGAGCGCAAGAAGGTGGAGGAGCTGGTGCGCCGCGAGATGGCCGCCGCCGTCGACCTGCGCGCCCCGCTGGACGTGTCCGTGGGCGTCGGCCCGGACTGGGAGTCCGCCGCGCACTGA
- a CDS encoding SPW_0924 family protein yields MRALVAAAVGLAAALALVFAVTALGVPEGTTSPRPLLTTAPAAPGK; encoded by the coding sequence ATGCGCGCACTCGTCGCCGCCGCCGTCGGGCTGGCCGCCGCGCTGGCCCTCGTCTTCGCCGTCACGGCGCTCGGGGTGCCCGAAGGCACGACCTCGCCCAGACCCCTGCTCACCACCGCGCCCGCCGCGCCCGGAAAGTAG